The segment GTCGAGTTCGTGGAGGAATCGCGCCGCGGAAAAATCCGGGCCGAGCTGCCCGTGCAGAAACTCCAGAAAATCCGGGCACCGCGCGAGCGCTTGAACTGTCGCGAACGACTCCTCGCGCGCCAGCCGCGCGCAATTCTGCAGCAGCTGGAAGAGCTGGTCTCCCAACCGCGCACGGCCCTCGGGGTTGAACCCCACCTGCCGCACCTCCGCGAGTTCGCCCTGCAGCAGCGGCAGCACTTCGGAATCCGCCACCCCGAGGCCAAGCCGCCCCTCCGGCTCCCGGTACTCCGCGGCGAGCGCGGCAATGCGCGCCGCCTGGGCTTCGGGATCGAGGCAAAGGTGCACGCGTTGGGCGACATCCGGAACCGTCAGCGTGCGCGTGTTCCAAGTTTCCGGTCGCGGCCTGCCCCAGTCGTCGAAGGCGTCAGCTTCGGCGGCCGGTGCGTAGACCGCCACCTCAACCGGCACCGCACGTGCGAGCGCCGCGAGCGCCTGCAACGCGATCGGCTGCGGATCCGGCGTGGCAAGCATCACGATTCGGCGCACGCCCCCGGGCAATTCCGGCGTACAGGCTTGGCGAAGACGTGCCGCGGGCGCATCAATCAGCCCGGCGCTCGCGAGCCGCTGTTCGTGTCTGGTTTCCAGCTCGCTGATCTGGCGCCAGCGTTCCGCCTCCGGAAAATCGGAGCCCGCGCGCGACAGAGCGTCCCGCAACTGCAGCCCGGCCTCCGCCAGCGACCGCTGCAGCCGCACGAATTCTTCGGCCAGCCGCAGCGCCCACGCGAAATTCCGTGCCGGTGGATCGACGGGAAACACGTCACGAAAATCATCAAGTGCCACGGAGCGAAACACGTCCGCCCAGGCCAACAGCGACTCCAAGTGCGTCGCGACGCCCGCGGCGGGAGCGGGAGTCATCAATGCTTCGGGCAGCATGACTTTGGGCGGGAACACCGCCGCCTGCTTCCGCGCGGCGTGCTCCGCGAGCGCTTCGCGCAGTCGCCGCCCGGACTGCCTCGTGGGCACGATCACCAGCAGATCGGACAAATCCAGCGGACCGTCGCCGGTCCAGCCCTCGGCCAGCAACGCAACGGCCTGCGGCAGCAGCGGCGCATCCCACGAGAGGAAACGGCGGGCGCGACCATGACCGGCAGGTTGGGCGGCAGTGGAATCCACGAGCAGGCGATGATGGGCGCGCTGATGCCGTCGCCTCAAGCTCGTAGGCCGACGCATTGCGGACGCCTGCGCACGGCGCGGCGGGAAAACAAAAACCCCGCGACGCTCGGCAGCACCGCGGGGCAAAATTCGAAGGGAAGCGTGATCGGCTGCTTACTTCGCGAAGACGATCTTCGCGACGTGCGACTTGGCGCGAGCAGCGACGTTGCGATGCACCACGCCCGACTTCACGGCCTTGTCGACCGCGGAGGTGTAGGCGACCGCCGCCGCCTTGCTGCTGGCCGCGTCACCGCTCTTGACCGCCGTCTCAAGCTTCTTGTGCAGCGTCTTCAGGCGGGTTTTCACGCCTTGGTTCCGGTCATGGAGACGCAGAGACTTACGGGCGGCTTTGATCGCAGATTTCGTGTTGGCCATGTCGGAATGAGATTGGAGCCGGACAGAAACCCAAAGCCCTGCAGGGGAGTCAAGGGGTTTTTCCAGTCGGCCCTGCCTGAGTCGCCGGCGTTCGCGGGTTCCGCAGCGGCCCGGCAGTCGGGTGCACGGAAACGGACTCGTGTTCCCGACCGCGGGCGTTTAGTTCTGCGACATGAGCGCATCCGCCCCCACGATTCGCGTGCTGGTCGTCGACGACAGCGCGCTGGTGCGCATGGGTTTGCGGTCCGTGCTGGGCACCCACGGGGCCGCCGCGCGAATCGTGGTGGCGGGCGAGGCCGATTCGGTCGCATCCGCCGTGAGCGAAACCAAACGGCTTAAGCCTGACGTCGTGTTGCTCGACATCCGGCTCCCGGATGGTTCCGGGCTGCACGCCTGCCGGGAAATCAAACGCATGGACGCGTCGACTCGGGTGTTGATCCTCACCTCGGTGGCCACCGACGAGTTGATCCAGGAAGCCGTGATGGCCGGCGCCCAAGGGTATTTGATGAAGGAGATCGATCCGGATGGGCTCACGCGGGCGATCGTCGATGCTTTCGCGGGCAAATCCGTGCTGACCCCGGAAATCACCGCGCGCGTCCTGCAGTTGTTGCGTGAAGGTCCGCCGGCCGCCGGCGACAGCCTGGCGGTGCTCTCCGCGCAAGAGCGCCGCGTCCTGGCACTTGTCGCCGATGGGCTCACCAACAAGGAAGTCGCTGAAAAACTGCGGTTGAGCGACAACACGGTGAAGAACTATCTCGTGAGCGTGTTTGAGAAACTGCAGGTGAAGCGGCGCTCGCAGGCCGCCGCGGTCTACGTTCAAGCGTCCCGCCCGACTCCGCCGCAGGCCTGAATGGGCCTATTCCGCTAGGCCTGATTCCCCAGCCTCTTGGGTCTACCGCGCCCGCGGCAACTCTGTTAGGCTGGGAGCATGGTCAGCTCCATTCTGCTAGCACCTTCGCACAAAACCCGCCCCCAGGGTCCGCGGCGACAGCAGGCGGGGTTCACCATAGCAGAAGTCGCGGTGGCTTCGTTCGTGATGGCGTTGGGCATTTCCTCCGCGCTGATCGCGATGCAGTGGGGTTTTCGACATCTGGACGTGGCCCGTGGCAACACCCTCGCCTCGCAGATCATGCAAAGCGAGATCGAGCGGTTGCGGTTATTCCCGTGGGAAAAGACCACACCCACCGGCGTGGTGGACAGCATCATCGAACTGCCCGCCTCGGAACCCGTCAGCCTCGCCAGCATGTTTTCCTCGAGCGCGGCGCTCGCCGCCCGCTTCACCGTGACGCGCACGGTGACCGCGGATGCCGCGCGTGCGGATGTGCGCTACGTCACGGTCACCGTGACGTGGAACACCTCGGATGGGCAGAGCCATACGCGCTCGTCCACTACGATGTATGCGAAGAATGGTCTCTATGACTACTACTACACCCTCGCCGGCAGCTGACCTCCTGCGCGCGTCGCGCAGCCGCCGCGCCCGCGGGTTCACCCTCGTGGAGGTGATGATCGCCTCCGTGCTGGGAGGTTTGGTGCTGGTGGCCGTGTTGACCGCGTTCCTTTTTCTCGGGCGCAGCGGCGCGAATATTCAAAATTACAACGACATGGAGGCGCAGGCCCGCCGCGCGCTCGAAATGTTTGCCGAGGATACGCGCCAGGCGAGCGCCGTCACGTGGACGAGCGCCGATTCCGTCACTCTGGTGGTCGACACGAATACGGTGACGTATGCCTTTTCGGGCGGACAACTCACCCGCGCTGTCGGCGGTGGCACGGCCAAGCCGATCGTCACCGGCATCACCTCGTTTTCGTTCCTGGCCTACACCATCACCGGGGCGCAGATCACCGATTTCAGCACGGCGGCGGCGCTCGTCACGGCGGCCAAGGACACCAAACAGATCCAAATCTCACTCGCCACCTCGCGGACCTCCGCGACCGTCGCCACCGCCACGAACACGGTGCTGTCCGCCCGGTTCATCCTGCGCAACAAGCTCATCACCACCTGATCCGCCCGCCATGACCTCCTGCCGCTCCCAACTTTCCCATTCACAGCGTGGCTCCGTGTTGATCGTCGCTTTGATCCTTTGCGCGATCATCGGGATCTCCCTGGCCAGCTACATCCGGATGGCGCGAACCGCCATGACCCTTTCGAACCGCGCACTCTACAACAACGCGGCCATGAACCTCGCCGAGCAGGGACTCGAGGAGGCGATCTATTCCGTGAACAAGATGGTGGAGGATCCGAGCTACGCGTGGTCCGGCGCGGGCTGGACCCTCTCGGGCGGCAATGCCCAGCAGAAATGGACGGGCGTCGCACTGAGCCAGAACAGCACCGCGCAATACCGCGTCTACATTTCCGGCTACAACTCGAGCAACCCGTGGATCGTGGCGCGCTCGACCGTGCAACTCGCCGCGGCCGATGCGGCGCCGATCGAGAAATGGATCCGCGTTACCCTCCGCGGCTCTTCGCGCTACGCCAACGGCCTCGTCGCCCGCAAATCGGTTTGGTTCAAGGGCAACAATGTCAGCGTCGACAGTTTCAATTCGACGCGCAACAACGACGGCACCCTCCGCGGTGCGCCCGTCGCCTACAGCGCGGGCGTTCGTCGCGATCGCGGCAGCGTCGGCAGCATCTCCGTCTCAACCGACGCCGTGCTGGTGAAACAAGCCGACGTGTGGGGCTACGTCAGCACGGCCAGTTACGATCCGACGAACACCGTCGGCAACAACGGCTCGATCCTCGGCGCCGACTCGGTGCCGGACAGCTCGTGGGACAAGAGCACCGTCGATCCCGCGCGCATCTCGACCACCTTTTCCGCCAGCTTCGAGCCCGAGACCCAGCCGGGCAGCAGCGTGCCGACCATCGGCTCGATCGACGCCGCCGGTACCTACGGCACCGCCGGCGTGGCCCGGACGATCGTTTGCTCCGACATCTCGGTCAGCGGCAAGAACAACCTCGTGAAATTCCAAGGCGACGTGACGTTGATCATCACGGCCGCCGCCGGGTCGGATGCGATCAGCATTTCCGGCAACGGCTCGGGCATCGAGGTCCTCGCCAATTCCTCGTTGAAGATCTACACCGCCGGCGACATCGACCTAACGGGACAGGGCATCGTCAACGCGACCAGCCAGGCGAAAAATTTCGAGATCATCGGCACGAGCACGAGCTCGGTGCCGCAGGACATCAAGATCGCTGGTGGCGGGTCGTTCGTCGGCAAGGTCTACGCCCCCAATGCCGGCGTCACCGTCCATGGCGACGGCGCGATGTCGGGATCGATCGTGGCCAACGACATCACCCTGACCGGCAACGCTGCGTTCCATTACGACGAAGCGTTGGGCGAACCCGACGGCGCCACGCCGTTTCGCATTTCCAAGTGGGAAGAACTCACGACCGCCACCGCGCGCGACGCCGTGGCAAGTCATGTCAGCTTCTGAGGGCAGCGCGCACCCCGCGCGTTGATCGCATCGGAGCTCGCAGGCTTGCCCGGCCGCGCGCGGCCTGGGGGTACGAAAAAACTTAGCTTTGGGGCCGGTAAGCCGGATTCTGTTCCTCCCGCTCACGCGGGATTCGGCCGTCATTTCTCTCACGCCCACCTCGCGATGGACCTGTCCTCCGTAGCTCGCGCGCGGAGCGCACGAGCGAAGGAGGATGCGGCATACCCGCGGCTATCGGACGGGCCGCCCAGCCGCCTATTTTGCCTTGCACCGGAAGGGGTTTTTCGTGCCGTCCCGCTCACGCGAAACGCGGTGGGCTCTTACCCCACCTTTTCACCCTTACCTCCACCGCGCGACTTTCGCCGCGCTGCGAAGGCGGTTTGTTTTCTGTGACACTGTCCGTCGCCGCGCCTTGACGCGCGGCGCCCGCACTTGCCGAAGCTTGTGCGGCATCCTGCCCGGTGGTGTCCGGACTTTCCTCTCCGAATATTCTAAAACGGGCGCGGCATTACCCGCGCCTTGGGATCAAAGAACACGGAGCGACGACCTGGCCCCAAAGCTAAGTTGGACATTGAACCCCGCGCGCCGTCCCGGCGCAAGCCCCGCCTGAGCTTCCCAGCCTTCGCCGCGCCCATCTTGCTTTTCCGAGATGGCCCCGGCGAACGCCTTCACCACCGGCACAGGCATCCCGCCCGTGGGTTTGCCGGAAACCGAGATGCGCCCGACCTGGCTCCGCGCGTGTGAGCGCGAGCTACTCGTCGCAAGCGCCGCCAGCGGCTGACTTCCGCGATCACGGCCCAGGCTCAATCAACACCCCCGTCACGTCGACGCCATCGGAGATCAACTTGCCGAGATTCGGCAGGGCGAGAAGGATTTCGCCGTTGGATTTCGAGCCGGCGGCCAGACACACACCTCCGATGCCCCACACCTCCACGGCGCGTCCGTTGTCCTGCCAGAGATCGCCGCCGGCGATGCAAACCTCGGCCGCATGCCCGAACACCAGCACCGGCATCGCCTGATCGAACGCACTCACGTTGCCGATCCGCACCGGGCCCGCGACTTGGATCCCGGCGGCAAACACCCCGGTCATGCCGCTGGCCGCGAAGAAATGCGCATTGCCGAGGAACAGGCCGCCGGCCCTCCCTGATGCGCTCTGCACCACGAGCGCGGCGATGTCCGCCACGCCATCATACACGACGCCCTCCTTGAACACGGACCGGTTGACCGCATTCGCGCGTCCAACCGAGAACACCGACACATTCGTCGTGCTATCGGCGTCGGCCACGAGGATCGTGGCATGGCCTTTCATGTAACGTACCGATTGGTGGTAATTGACCGGCAGATCTGGACCCGACGCATTCGACAGCGCGATCGTCAGGCTCCCCGCGCCCGAGAACTCCACCTGCACGATGTCGTCGGTCAGGTCGAGAAACGAAATCCGCGTCACTTGGCCCGGATCCGCGGTGAGGGTCGCACTCGCGCCGGTCATGAGCCACTGGTCGTAGCGGACGCCGTTCGGATGGAGCACATCAGCGGTCACCTCGATCGCATCGCCCGTAATCTTGACCGGCGATCGGATCGCGACCACGGCCGCCGCTATCGTGCGTGTCCCACCGGCCTCGGTCACCTCCAGCGTGTAGATGCCCGCATCGATGGGTTGGACACACGGCTGCGTCAGCGTCGGCTCCGTCGCCCCGGGCATCACCTCGCCATTCCGCCGCCACTGGCACCCGCCCGCCACGACGACTGGCGGTGAATAAACGAAGGAATCGCCCACGGCCACCGTGAAGGTGCGCAACCACGCGGGCAACCCGCTCAGCGGCGACGACTCGTCGAGTACGGTTACGTTGCGATCGATCGTGCCGGCCACGAAATTGGTTCCGCGCGCATACTTAACATGCAGCGTCGCCGGACCATTCGGCCCGATCAACTGCCCGACGAAATTGATGCCGCCGCTGGTCGCGACCACCGTGTAGTCGCCGGGCGCGGCGAGCCGAACTTGCCCCACCACGTTCCAGTCGGCCGCACGGTAGACGCCCGGCCGGGCGAGCGTCACCATGCCCACGAAATTGGCTCCATCGTTACGGTCGAAGGGCGGAACGACCATTCGGTCGCCTACGTAGGTGATCGCATGCGCCGCGGAGGCGAACGCGAGAAAGAGCAGCAGTCTGATTTTCATCGGAGGTTTCTGTAAGATCGAATTGCCCGCCGACGCCGTGGCTCGAGCGTCGCTGTATCCGGCGCCTTGTTCGACCAGCCACCGACCTGCACCCGCTATTCCGCTCGAACAAAAAGTTCGCTTGCGCCCGCCGGCCTCAGAAATCCCACGTGAAACCGACGCTCGGGATGAGCGGCATCAGCAGGTCGCCTCGCGTGCGACGCACCTCCAGCGAATCGTCCGGGCGCA is part of the Opitutus terrae PB90-1 genome and harbors:
- a CDS encoding response regulator, which codes for MSASAPTIRVLVVDDSALVRMGLRSVLGTHGAAARIVVAGEADSVASAVSETKRLKPDVVLLDIRLPDGSGLHACREIKRMDASTRVLILTSVATDELIQEAVMAGAQGYLMKEIDPDGLTRAIVDAFAGKSVLTPEITARVLQLLREGPPAAGDSLAVLSAQERRVLALVADGLTNKEVAEKLRLSDNTVKNYLVSVFEKLQVKRRSQAAAVYVQASRPTPPQA
- a CDS encoding prepilin-type N-terminal cleavage/methylation domain-containing protein; the encoded protein is MTTTTPSPAADLLRASRSRRARGFTLVEVMIASVLGGLVLVAVLTAFLFLGRSGANIQNYNDMEAQARRALEMFAEDTRQASAVTWTSADSVTLVVDTNTVTYAFSGGQLTRAVGGGTAKPIVTGITSFSFLAYTITGAQITDFSTAAALVTAAKDTKQIQISLATSRTSATVATATNTVLSARFILRNKLITT
- the rpsT gene encoding 30S ribosomal protein S20, producing MANTKSAIKAARKSLRLHDRNQGVKTRLKTLHKKLETAVKSGDAASSKAAAVAYTSAVDKAVKSGVVHRNVAARAKSHVAKIVFAK
- a CDS encoding DUF7305 domain-containing protein — encoded protein: MTSCRSQLSHSQRGSVLIVALILCAIIGISLASYIRMARTAMTLSNRALYNNAAMNLAEQGLEEAIYSVNKMVEDPSYAWSGAGWTLSGGNAQQKWTGVALSQNSTAQYRVYISGYNSSNPWIVARSTVQLAAADAAPIEKWIRVTLRGSSRYANGLVARKSVWFKGNNVSVDSFNSTRNNDGTLRGAPVAYSAGVRRDRGSVGSISVSTDAVLVKQADVWGYVSTASYDPTNTVGNNGSILGADSVPDSSWDKSTVDPARISTTFSASFEPETQPGSSVPTIGSIDAAGTYGTAGVARTIVCSDISVSGKNNLVKFQGDVTLIITAAAGSDAISISGNGSGIEVLANSSLKIYTAGDIDLTGQGIVNATSQAKNFEIIGTSTSSVPQDIKIAGGGSFVGKVYAPNAGVTVHGDGAMSGSIVANDITLTGNAAFHYDEALGEPDGATPFRISKWEELTTATARDAVASHVSF